A stretch of the Gossypium hirsutum isolate 1008001.06 chromosome D07, Gossypium_hirsutum_v2.1, whole genome shotgun sequence genome encodes the following:
- the LOC107953456 gene encoding probable receptor-like protein kinase At5g61350, whose protein sequence is MGEDHNMPSFMPLSILSLSLYLLTLNHAYVLLAPAPSPVSISSPPSAYQPYDSYLINCGSSTETGLDDGRIFKSDTQAHSYLSTNQDVKASMDYIPSDAFSNSIPSSTEGLYKTARVFLHRSTYTFYISKPGKHWVRLYFYPLHHPHYDLETAVFTVHTEKFVLLHDFSVRGYSKVVFKEYLVNAIELFSLVFEPKKGSYAFINAIEIAAVPDEFISDSASSVPQGETVNGLSNYALEVSYRLNMGGPILTPKYDTLSRTWMPDTPYNVFPQGTEAVRGSYIKYQPDKWITWLIAPYLVYETAQRMKTEAHAQTMEPKFNLTWVVNVDAGFSYLIRMHFCDIVSKSLNDLYFNVYINSLMGFSSLDLSAETGGLATAYYIDFVLNASAITNGSIVVQVGPASTGGLPNAILNGLEIMKINNVDDSLDGLYAVDGSYEGKFMKLKVLAISGIFMAFLAMFFLGMVCVRWKKRPPDWQKRNSFSSWLLPIQGSSRKNSLSSSWKSSILGSRKSKSGHSSYYSIQGLGRFFTLNELRTATHNFDEKMVIGVGGFGNVFLGALEDGTKVAIKRGHQGSEQGINEFQTEIEMLSKLRHRHLVSLIGFCDEESEMILVYEYMANGPLRDHLYGSNDKLTLSWKQRLDICIGAARGLHYLHTGAAIGIIHRDVKTTNILLDDNFVAKVSDFGLSKAAPMEQGYVSTAVKGSFGYLDPEYFRRQQLTDKSDVYSFGVVLFEVLSARAVICPRLPRDQVSLAEWAMQWHRKGMIEKIVDPQIAGSISEGSLKKFAETAEKCLAEYGVDRPSMGEVLWYLEYSLQLQEATIASSSSSSSNINDLLEEKLSKNVVSIANILSDDDSDSTVGSQLHFPNVGNMQGR, encoded by the coding sequence ATGGGGGAAGATCATAATATGCCATCATTTATGCCTCTAAGTATTCTGTCCCTTTCACTTTACCTCCTTACGTTAAACCATGCATATGTTCTTTTGGCACCCGCTCCTTCTCCTGTTAGCATTTCTTCACCTCCATCAGCATATCAACCATATGATAGCTATCTTATTAATTGTGGATCTTCTACGGAAACAGGGCTCGATGATGGACGAATATTCAAGTCAGATACTCAAGCACATAGTTATCTATCAACTAACCAAGATGTCAAAGCCTCCATGGATTACATTCCCAGCGATGCCTTCTCCAATTCCATCCCTTCATCAACGGAGGGTTTGTATAAAACTGCAAGGGTTTTCCTTCATCGTTCAACATATACGTTTTACATCTCAAAACCGGGGAAACATTGGGTTCGTCTCTACTTTTACCCTCTTCATCACCCTCACTATGATCTTGAAACTGCAGTTTTCACTGTCCATACTGAAAAATTCGTCCTTTTACATGATTTCTCTGTGAGGGGTTATTCTAAAGTGGTTTTCAAGGAATATCTTGTTAATGCTATCGAACTTTTCTCCCTCGTTTTCGAGCCAAAAAAGGGTTCTTACGCATTCATTAATGCCATCGAGATCGCGGCTGTCCCTGATGAATTTATCTCTGATTCGGCATCTTCAGTCCCGCAAGGTGAGACCGTTAATGGCTTGTCGAATTATGCTTTGGAAGTGTCGTATCGGTTGAATATGGGAGGACCAATATTAACTCCCAAATACGATACATTGTCGAGGACATGGATGCCTGATACCCCATACAATGTGTTCCCACAAGGAACTGAAGCTGTGAGAGGTTCTTATATCAAATACCAGCCTGATAAATGGATAACTTGGTTAATTGCTCCATATTTGGTGTACGAAACCGCGCAAAGGATGAAGACCGAGGCGCATGCTCAAACCATGGAGCCGAAGTTCAATCTCACTTGGGTGGTGAACGTCGATGCAGGCTTTTCGTATCTCATCAGGATGCACTTTTGTGACATTGTAAGCAAGTCTCTCAATGATTTGTACTTCAATGTGTATATAAACAGCTTAATGGGGTTTTCGAGTCTCGATCTCTCAGCTGAAACCGGTGGCTTGGCCACTGCATATTACATCGATTTCGTGCTTAATGCCTCTGCCATCACAAATGGTTCCATCGTGGTTCAAGTTGGTCCGGCCTCGACTGGTGGCCTACCTAATGCCATCCTCAATGGCTTGGAGATCATGAAGATAAACAACGTTGATGATAGCTTGGATGGTTTATATGCTGTTGACGGTTCATACGAGGGGAAATTTATGAAACTCAAAGTGCTTGCAATTTCAGGGATTTTTATGGCCTTCTTGGCCATGTTCTTCCTCGGAATGGTTTGTGTTCGGTGGAAAAAACGGCCTCCAGATTGGCAAAAACGAAACAGCTTCTCGTCGTGGCTTCTACCAATCCAAGGCAGTAGCCGTAAGAATTCCTTGAGCAGCTCCTGGAAATCTAGCATCTTGGGCTCAAGAAAAAGCAAGAGTGGACACTCAAGTTATTATTCTATTCAAGGTCTGGGCAGGTTCTTCACTTTGAATGAGTTACGAACTGCAACCCATAATTTTGATGAGAAGATGGTGATTGGCGTTGGTGGGTTCGGAAACGTGTTTCTCGGGGCCCTAGAAGATGGAACCAAGGTTGCAATAAAAAGAGGCCACCAAGGATCAGAGCAAGGCATAAACGAATTCCAGACTGAAATAGAAATGCTTTCAAAGCTCAGGCATCGACATCTCGTGTCACTTATAGGCTTTTGTGACGAGGAATCGGAGATGATACTGGTTTACGAGTATATGGCAAATGGTCCGCTTCGCGACCATCTCTATGGCTCGAACGACAAACTGACTTTGTCTTGGAAACAACGGCTTGATATCTGCATTGGTGCAGCACGAGGATTGCATTATCTTCACACTGGTGCAGCAATAGGGATCATCCACCGCGATGTAAAGACCACAAATATTCTCCTAGATGATAACTTTGTAGCTAAGGTATCCGATTTTGGGCTCTCCAAAGCTGCCCCTATGGAGCAAGGCTATGTTAGCACTGCAGTGAAGGGTAGCTTTGGGTACCTCGATCCTGAATACTTCAGAAGACAACAACTTACTGATAAATCTGATGTTTACTCGTTCGGTGTCGTTCTTTTCGAGGTTTTATCGGCAAGGGCAGTTATTTGCCCCAGACTTCCAAGGGATCAAGTTAGTTTGGCTGAATGGGCAATGCAGTGGCACAGAAAAGGGATGATTGAGAAAATTGTTGACCCCCAAATTGCAGGGAGTATCAGTGAAGGATCATTGAAAAAATTTGCAGAAACTGCTGAGAAATGTTTAGCTGAATATGGAGTTGATAGACCAAGCATGGGAGAAGTCCTATGGTACTTGGAATATTCATTGCAACTTCAAGAAGCTActattgcttcttcttcttcctcttcttcaaatattaatgatttattagaagaaaaactaagtaaaaatgtTGTCTCCATTGCTAATATTCTTTCTGATGAT